A part of Streptomyces sp. DSM 40750 genomic DNA contains:
- a CDS encoding pyridoxal-dependent decarboxylase, translating to MFYNYLGKTDATFTLNFSTGASMVLAQYYNFVRLGRQGYTYVMKIMQENARALADNLRSSGRFEVIGSDLEQLPLVAFRLAGKHAYDESDIAWQLSAERGWMVPAYTLLPNAEKVKILRALVKETLSREQVDRLSQDIEDACRTLDDKGAAHGIEREQVKRGTGY from the coding sequence GTGTTCTACAACTACCTGGGCAAGACCGACGCGACGTTCACACTGAACTTCTCCACCGGTGCGTCGATGGTGCTCGCGCAGTACTACAACTTCGTGCGGCTCGGCCGACAGGGCTACACCTACGTCATGAAGATCATGCAGGAGAACGCCCGCGCACTGGCGGACAACCTGCGCAGCAGCGGCCGCTTCGAAGTAATCGGGAGCGACCTCGAACAGCTGCCGCTGGTCGCCTTCCGTCTCGCCGGCAAGCACGCCTACGACGAGTCCGACATCGCCTGGCAACTCTCGGCCGAGCGCGGCTGGATGGTTCCGGCATACACGCTCCTGCCCAACGCCGAGAAGGTGAAGATCCTGCGTGCCCTGGTCAAGGAGACCCTGAGCCGCGAGCAGGTCGACCGCCTGAGTCAGGACATCGAGGACGCGTGCCGCACGTTGGACGACAAGGGTGCAGCCCACGGGATCGAGCGAGAGCAGGTCAAGCGCGGCACCGGCTACTGA
- a CDS encoding YtxH domain-containing protein produces the protein MRYRLTFFAGLALGYVLGTRAGRERYEQLKKSARQVAQNPAVRNTAESAAQQGRVFAGKAYHVVSDKVGDHVPDTVAERVRSLRARNTNGSGGDDWGTSNT, from the coding sequence ATGCGCTATCGGCTCACGTTCTTTGCCGGACTGGCCCTGGGGTACGTGCTCGGCACGCGGGCCGGACGCGAACGTTACGAGCAGTTGAAGAAGTCCGCCCGGCAGGTCGCGCAGAACCCCGCCGTGCGCAACACGGCGGAGTCGGCGGCCCAGCAGGGGCGCGTGTTCGCCGGCAAGGCGTATCACGTGGTCAGCGACAAGGTCGGGGACCACGTACCCGACACGGTCGCCGAGCGGGTCCGCTCCCTGCGCGCACGCAACACGAACGGCTCCGGCGGAGACGACTGGGGTACCAGCAATACATAG